In Salmonella enterica subsp. enterica serovar Typhimurium str. LT2, a single window of DNA contains:
- the ybhS gene encoding putative ABC superfamily (membrane) transport protein (similar to E. coli orf, hypothetical protein (AAC73880.1); Blastp hit to AAC73880.1 (377 aa), 94% identity in aa 6 - 377), translating to MSKSLSWRRVRALCVKETRQIVRDPSSWLIAVVIPLLLLFIFGYGINLDSSKLRVGILLEQQSQEALDFTHAMTGSPYIDATISDNRHELIEKMQAGRIRGLVVIPVDFAQQMARDGDSAPIQVITDGSEPNTANFVQGYVEGIWQIWQQQRAEDRGDTFEPLIDVQTRYWFNPAAISQHFIIPGAVTIIMTVIGAILTSLVVAREWERGTMEALLSTEVTRVELLLCKLIPYYFLGMLAMLLCMLVSVFILGVPYRGSLVILFIITSLFLLSTLGMGLLISTITRNQFNAAQVALNAAFLPSIMLSGFIFQIDSMPAVIRAVTYIIPARYFVSTLQSLFLAGNIPVVLGVNVLFLIASAVMFIGLTWLKTKRRLD from the coding sequence ATGAGTAAGTCTCTCTCCTGGCGCCGCGTGCGTGCGTTGTGCGTCAAAGAGACGCGCCAGATCGTGCGCGATCCCAGTAGCTGGCTGATTGCGGTGGTGATCCCGCTGCTGTTGCTGTTTATTTTTGGTTACGGCATTAACCTCGACTCCAGCAAACTGCGGGTGGGGATTCTGCTTGAACAACAAAGCCAGGAGGCGCTGGATTTCACTCATGCGATGACCGGTTCACCCTATATCGACGCGACCATTAGCGATAACCGCCATGAATTAATTGAAAAAATGCAGGCCGGACGCATTCGCGGACTGGTGGTGATTCCGGTGGATTTCGCGCAGCAAATGGCGCGCGACGGTGACAGCGCGCCGATTCAGGTGATTACCGACGGCAGCGAGCCAAACACCGCCAACTTCGTTCAGGGTTATGTGGAAGGCATCTGGCAAATCTGGCAACAGCAGCGCGCGGAAGATCGCGGCGACACCTTTGAACCGCTCATCGACGTCCAGACGCGCTACTGGTTTAACCCGGCGGCGATCAGTCAGCATTTTATTATTCCCGGGGCGGTGACCATTATCATGACGGTAATTGGCGCAATCCTCACCTCGCTGGTCGTTGCCCGCGAATGGGAGCGCGGCACGATGGAGGCGCTGCTCTCAACCGAAGTGACGCGTGTTGAACTGCTGCTGTGTAAGCTTATTCCCTATTACTTTCTCGGTATGCTGGCGATGCTGCTCTGTATGCTGGTATCGGTGTTTATTCTCGGCGTGCCGTATCGCGGTTCGCTGGTGATTCTGTTTATCATCACCAGTCTGTTTTTACTGAGTACGCTGGGGATGGGGCTGTTGATTTCCACCATCACTCGCAACCAGTTTAACGCCGCGCAGGTGGCGCTGAACGCCGCGTTTTTGCCCTCGATTATGCTGTCCGGATTTATCTTCCAGATAGACAGTATGCCTGCGGTGATCCGCGCGGTGACCTATATTATTCCGGCGCGCTATTTTGTCAGCACCCTGCAAAGTCTGTTTCTGGCCGGCAATATTCCGGTCGTGTTAGGCGTTAACGTACTGTTTTTAATCGCCTCGGCGGTGATGTTTATTGGCCTGACGTGGCTAAAAACCAAACGACGGCTGGATTAA